The following proteins are encoded in a genomic region of Plasmodium chabaudi chabaudi strain AS genome assembly, chromosome: 1:
- a CDS encoding eukaryotic translation initiation factor 3 subunit L, putative produces the protein MNQAQAENTVVEERIVSFEEEVETFLINLHDFVYHRNAEAIKKLFDTDFYTISDLYFKNIRWPSIKLVDEFYKQKNRFHNLIHSLYEELYYRHVFIINDVTLEDRKNTWENYKCLLNFISSICTDSDANDNVLVMPNVWIYDFLSEYIYQFQSMCHFKIELLNSPEENEKGIDFVVKNPDVFESSIVLEVLHSLLLKGEFSTLPEEEKVAFVNNVFNVNNEELTSKYQFSYFSCCILLNVYVLLGDYYSALKIISNIQLNHKQLYWKVTLCHINIYYNIAFCYMMLKRYNDSIKILSQILIYLSKQKAHISNQQRYQQTLINKLIDKMYLIAIICHSLCNTRLDETILQNIKENYSSKFYSLQSANEQAYTDLFYRVAPKFIDPVSNISFQLLTNFENPQNQAYNSNPTLRQLSIFLKNVTYQKKTYHLMSYVKLYHNIQINKLGNLMNYQEQNDDNVYCDIMCVKNYNRQLIWKEGPLYSGEITTSIFGNTFDFYIDIDILNIKTRAQQKIFIDYFIHQISMCKNLTNNLQGNSSGHLYKIKYDNYKRKNKGKNRNKHGNHQIPVMQ, from the coding sequence atgaatcaGGCACAAGCTGAGAACACTGTCGTAGAGGAAAGGATAGTAAGTTTTGAAGAAGAGGTagaaacatttttaattaatttacaTGATTTTGTATACCACCGAAATGCTGAAGCtataaagaaattatttgatacggacttttatacaatatctgatttgtattttaaaaatatccGATGGCCATCTATAAAACTAGTTgatgaattttataaacaaaaaaatcgatTTCATAATTTGATTCACTCTTTATATGaagaattatattatcgccatgtatttataattaatgatGTAACGTTAGAGGATCGTAAAAACACATgggaaaattataaatgtttATTAAACTTTATATCAAGTATATGTACAGATAGCGATGCAAATGATAATGTGTTAGTTATGCCAAATGTATGGATATATGACTTTTTATCAGAATACATTTATCAATTTCAATCTATGTgtcattttaaaatagaattattaaattctcccgaagaaaatgaaaaaggaaTAGATTTTGTTGTAAAAAATCCAGATGTTTTTGAAAGCAGTATAGTATTAGAAGTATTACATAGTTTATTATTGAAGGGTGAGTTTTCTACTTTGCCggaagaagaaaaagttgcatttgttaataatgtatttaatgtaaataatgaagaattAACAAGCAAGTATCAATTTTCCTACTTTTCAtgttgtatattattaaatgtatatgtattattaggTGATTATTATAGCGcactaaaaataatatcaaaTATACAACTAAATCACAAACAATTATATTGGAAAGTAACTTTAtgtcatataaatatatattataatattgctTTTTGTTATATGATGTTAAAAAGGTATAATGatagtataaaaatattatctcaaatattaatttatttatcaaaacAAAAGGCACATATATCAAATCAACAAAGATATCAACAaacattaataaataagctAATAgataaaatgtatttaattGCTATTATATGTCATTCATTATGTAATACAAGATTAGATGAAACtatattacaaaatataaaagaaaattattcaagcaaattttattctttaCAATCAGCTAATGAACAAGCATATACAGATTTGTTTTATCGAGTGGCTCCTAAATTTATTGATCCAGTATCTAATATTAGTTTTcaattattaacaaattttgaaaatccACAAAATCAAGCATATAATTCAAATCCAACATTACGACAgttatctatttttttaaaaaatgtaacttatcaaaaaaaaacatatcaTTTAATGTCGTATGTTAAATTATATCACAATattcaaattaataaattaggAAACCTAATGAATTATCAAGaacaaaatgatgataatgtTTATTGTGATATTATGTgtgttaaaaattataataggCAATTGATATGGAAAGAAGGCCCATTATATTCAGGAGAAATAACTACTTCTATTTTTGGAAATActtttgatttttatattgatatagatattttaaatattaaaacaagagcacaacaaaaaatattcattgattattttattcatcAAATCAGTATGTGTAAAAATCTTACAAACAATTTACAAGGGAATAGTTCTGGTCAtctttacaaaattaagtatgataattataaaagaaaaaacaaaggGAAAAATAGAAACAAACATGGAAATCACCAGATCCCAGTTATGCAATAA